The Maledivibacter sp. region TTCACACAGTCATAATTAGAATGATTTTGTAAAAAATCCTTATAATTTTCTAATTCACTTATAGTTTTAGCTATTGAATCTTCTACGGTATCATAATAATATGCAAATGCACCTGTTAATAGTGTAGCTGTTACACAAGCTACTCCAGGTCCTCCTATCATTCCGAACCAAGTAAAAATGTAACTTGCTGCTAAAGCCTGCTCTTCTGCTCCTTGATAAGCGCTTTGTGCATCTTCAAGTTCCTTAATTAACTCGTCACAGTCTGCAATGTCGAAAATATCAGTTTTTGTTACAGTAGCCATTGATAAATTTCCCCTTTCTTTTAATTACCAATTTTAAATTTCTTAATTAAAATATTACTACAATTAAGATATAATGATATTACTCTTAACTACTTTTATATATCTTAATTATCTGTTTGGATAAAGTTAATTACTTTTCAAATTATTCAATTGTATTAGTTCATCAACTGTCAAATTAAATGATTCAGCTATAGAACATAGAGTATCTCCTGGCTTAACAGTGTAAGTATCAATGTTACAAAAAACCTTGCTCCTAACCTGCCCTAAAGAAAGGTTTAGCCCAGGATACCCATTAGCCTTTAATCCTCTATGATACTTTATAGTGCTAATCCTGTATTTATCAAATAGATACTGACATAATCCTATAAGAGCCTCAAATTGAATCTCAGATACTTTTTCTACGTCATAGTTCTCCTGCATACATACACCAAGAGAACTAGTATTGTAGCCTTTACAATGTGCCCCCATAGCATTTTCAGGCCTATCCCTGTAGATTCTACCATCCTTAGTTACTAAAAAATGATATCCAAATCCACTCCATCCATTTTCAAGATGCCACCTATGTATATCTGATACAGTAGCACTACTATGTGTAGCATGATGAATTATTATCATAGAAGGACTATTAAGTTTTTTAAGTTTGCTTTCAAATTTTAATTTTGTCTCTATGATTTTCATACTATTCACACCTTGAGTTTATATCTTGAGAATTTCATAACCGGTTATTTTCTTCTCACTATATACAAGCAACTTTTTTACGCAAAATGTAAACCCCTTAAATAAATTTTTTGATTCTACATATACGGGACAATTAACCTGTCCCTTTGTCCTCCGGGATACTTTTTAATCTTTTCTGAATTATTAGTTTCTTTAATGTTTTGTTACTTTTTTGCCATCATTCTACATTTTTTTTATATATTGTATGATAATATTTCTATAAACCTTTTATAATAAATAAAAAAGATGAGTACAAAAGGAGATAGTTAGATGCCTTATTCAGAAATTATTTTACCTTTTTCAATTTTCTCGACAGTTGTAATATCAGCTATAATCATTTTATTTATAAGATTTTTAATTGAATCAAATAAAAAAAAATAAAATAAAGATCTAGATATAGAACTACTGAAGAATTTTTAGTTAATCAACCAGGTGGATACGAAGCACTAGAACAGTTTAGAAAATTACCAAAAAAAGAACAACAAAAAATAGTAAACGCAGTATATGACCCATATTTTGTTGAAGCAATGATCCATGCCTTAGTAAATGAATCTAATAAAAATACGTATTCATTATCAAATGAATCAGATAGAAATACTTATAGTGATTACATTACTATTACAAGCGAAAAATAAATCGACCTGTGTATGTTTTTGGAGAATAAGCATATCAAATTGTATTAAAGGGTACCGTCAGCATAACCGATAAAATTCACATTTAAAGATTATTTGGTAATAAAAGTACTAGTGTGAGTTTTACGCAAATGTTAGTGGTACCCCTATCTATTTTTTATAAAAAAACAAAGAATATCCTAAAAACTAGTTTGAGATACTATTTAAGCTTAGCTAACAGCTTAATTTCTAATATAGATTAAAACTATTTAGCAAAGTGTAGTTTTTGACAAGTTTTCCTCACATAGCGACTTCGCTGGTACTACCCCAAAATAAAAGTGTCAGGGTTGAAAAGTTGAATTGTTTTTCTTTTTCCCTTCTAAGTTCGCCTTTTATATATTCTGCTATTCTTTGGTTTTCATTCCTTTGTTTTTGCCTAAAATTGTTTTACTGCAACTTAGAAGTTATATAAGCCTAGGGATATTTATTATAGCTGTTAGGTTAAAAAATATTTATATATAAAAATATTGACTTTTGGTAGAGGGGCTATTATAATATAGTAATACTGACTGGTCGGTTCTGAGGGTTTGATTACATAAAATTTGAAGTTCATTTTGCTTTATGAGCAGACCTTAGGGATCAGAATTAACAAAGGGTTGGAGACTTTTTTAGTCCCATTTATAGATAAACAATATTAACACTTAAAATTGTTTATCTATGGCATTTTGTTATGGAATATAATAGCGTGGAGGGAAAACAATGAAGAAGAGAATATTAGTTTTATTTTTAGTAACGGTACTATTAATGAGCTTAATTGTCGGTTGTGGGGGAAAGAAAGATGCTACAAGTGAAGTTAAACAAGAGAAGTATGTACCGGTAGCTATTGAAACATCTGAAGTGAAAACCATATCTAAGGATATAACCTTTAGTGGTAAAGTACATGCTGATAAAGAGGTTATGGTTTTACCTAAGGTACCGGGTAAAGTAGCTTCAATTAAAAGTTATGTAGGAACTAAGGTTAAAAAGGATTCTATACTTTTCACTTTAGATAAAGAGGATTTACAAAAACAAGTTGATAGAGCTAGAAAGTCCGTTGCTGTCTCTAAAGCGAACTATGATAGGACTAAAGAGAGCATTGAGAATGCTAAAGCCAACTTTGAAAGAACTAAGGAGCTTTATGCCCAGGGTGCGGTTTCAAAATCTCAGTATGAACAAGCTGAGCTTGCGGCTTCTAATGCATCCGTTGATACAGTAAAAGCTCAATATGAACAGGCACAGCTTGGACTTACTCAAGCAATAGATAGCCTTAAGGATACATCGGTTAAATCTCCCATAGATGGGATTGTATCCGTAGTGAATATAGAAGAAGGGGAAATGGCATCTAATGCTCAGCCTTCTATGACTATCATA contains the following coding sequences:
- a CDS encoding N-acetylmuramoyl-L-alanine amidase gives rise to the protein MKIIETKLKFESKLKKLNSPSMIIIHHATHSSATVSDIHRWHLENGWSGFGYHFLVTKDGRIYRDRPENAMGAHCKGYNTSSLGVCMQENYDVEKVSEIQFEALIGLCQYLFDKYRISTIKYHRGLKANGYPGLNLSLGQVRSKVFCNIDTYTVKPGDTLCSIAESFNLTVDELIQLNNLKSN
- a CDS encoding efflux RND transporter periplasmic adaptor subunit, which codes for MKKRILVLFLVTVLLMSLIVGCGGKKDATSEVKQEKYVPVAIETSEVKTISKDITFSGKVHADKEVMVLPKVPGKVASIKSYVGTKVKKDSILFTLDKEDLQKQVDRARKSVAVSKANYDRTKESIENAKANFERTKELYAQGAVSKSQYEQAELAASNASVDTVKAQYEQAQLGLTQAIDSLKDTSVKSPIDGIVSVVNIEEGEMASNAQPSMTIIDMDRVYVEINVTENVINDLHLGQEVVVEIPAVSDQNIIGKIDRLSPAADAKTQLYSVRVYMENNEYIVKPGMFAKLELSTDVRKDVIAVKSEAVVQNDEKMVVYVVEGDKAVEKEVEIGLDTGIYVEITKGINKGQNVIVKGQNYVDNGSIVKVVRGDE